The proteins below come from a single Prolixibacter sp. NT017 genomic window:
- a CDS encoding DUF456 domain-containing protein yields the protein MDYVLITISAILMLVGLIGCILPALPGPTLSYLGLVVLSFSDRVTFSTRFFIIWGIVALVVTILDYVIPIWGTKRFGGSKYGVWGSIIGLFVGLFFPPIGFILGPFAGAIVGEMYAGKRSKEMFRAGFGSFIGFLVATFIKILISGTMFFLFFKGLFWS from the coding sequence ATGGACTATGTTCTTATCACTATCAGTGCCATCCTGATGTTGGTTGGCCTGATAGGTTGCATTCTGCCTGCATTACCCGGTCCCACCCTTTCCTATCTGGGCCTGGTTGTCCTCAGTTTTTCCGACAGGGTAACCTTTTCCACTCGGTTTTTCATCATCTGGGGAATTGTTGCCCTGGTGGTTACCATTCTCGACTATGTGATTCCTATCTGGGGAACCAAACGATTCGGCGGTAGTAAATACGGAGTCTGGGGCAGCATCATCGGACTGTTCGTTGGACTATTTTTCCCACCAATCGGCTTCATTCTCGGTCCATTTGCCGGAGCCATCGTCGGCGAAATGTACGCAGGAAAGCGCTCCAAAGAAATGTTTCGGGCAGGATTTGGTTCGTTCATCGGATTCCTGGTAGCCACTTTCATCAAAATTCTGATTTCAGGCACGATGTTTTTCCTGTTCTTTAAAGGACTTTTCTGGTCCTGA